A genomic window from Streptomyces sp. 846.5 includes:
- a CDS encoding oxidoreductase gives MSTPTPAQPSDDPLAPLGLLPGVPEAVADARRAVDRLYGHRVMRRRAAEVTSESALRGARASAALEDADWPLEEVRRRTDFGTDPEARTVGGALRVNAEAGQLLGTWRHSPLQVLARLHLLACGDDDAAAGRPRRSGEAAAERFGKVLPLALADEPADPSAQPPAPVPVFDLAPPPGADEAVARLEGLAHLLAARGGKKNPNERTAPALVVAAVVHGELMTLQPFARHSGLVARAAQRIVLIAEGMDPQAICPVEVGLAELGTDAYRNALGGYASGTAEGMALWITHCGAALRLGVRESTAVCEAMQRGMA, from the coding sequence GTGAGCACACCAACCCCGGCCCAGCCGTCCGACGACCCCTTGGCCCCGCTCGGGCTGCTGCCCGGCGTGCCCGAAGCGGTCGCCGACGCCCGCCGTGCCGTCGACCGCCTCTACGGGCACCGGGTCATGCGCCGCCGGGCCGCCGAGGTCACCTCCGAGTCCGCGCTGCGCGGGGCCCGCGCCTCCGCCGCGCTGGAGGACGCGGACTGGCCGCTGGAGGAGGTCCGCCGGCGCACCGACTTCGGCACCGATCCGGAGGCCCGCACCGTCGGCGGGGCGCTGCGGGTCAACGCCGAGGCCGGGCAGCTGCTCGGCACCTGGCGGCACTCGCCGCTCCAGGTCCTGGCCCGGCTGCACCTGCTGGCCTGCGGTGACGACGACGCCGCGGCGGGACGCCCGCGCCGCTCCGGCGAGGCGGCGGCCGAGCGCTTCGGCAAGGTGCTGCCGCTGGCCCTGGCCGACGAGCCGGCCGACCCCTCGGCCCAACCCCCGGCCCCGGTCCCGGTCTTCGACCTGGCTCCGCCGCCCGGGGCCGACGAGGCCGTCGCCCGGCTGGAGGGGCTCGCCCACCTGCTGGCCGCCCGGGGCGGCAAGAAGAACCCCAATGAGCGCACCGCTCCGGCGCTGGTCGTCGCCGCCGTGGTGCACGGCGAACTGATGACCCTGCAGCCCTTCGCCCGGCACAGCGGCCTGGTCGCCCGGGCGGCCCAGCGCATCGTGCTCATCGCCGAGGGCATGGACCCGCAGGCGATCTGCCCGGTCGAGGTCGGACTGGCCGAGCTGGGCACCGACGCCTACCGCAACGCCCTGGGCGGCTACGCCTCCGGCACGGCGGAGGGGATGGCGCTGTGGATCACCCACTGCGGCGCGGCGCTGCGGCTCGGCGTCCGGGAGAGCACGGCGGTGTGCGAGGCGATGCAGCGGGGGATGGCCTGA
- a CDS encoding HAD-IB family hydrolase — protein MDNHRQPSPTPSFQPPRPLRTAAFFDLDKTVIAKSSALAFSRPLYRGGLINRRAVLKSAYAQFVFLAGGADHDQMEKMREYLSSLSRGWNVQLVREIVAETLHDLIDPLIYDEAASLIEEHHLAGRDVVIVSSSGSELVEPIGEMLGADHVIATRMAEADGCYTGEIDFYAYAGNKATAIRELAAAEGYDLEHSYAYSDSVTDLPLLEAVGLPFAVNPDRALRREAAAREWPVLVFDRPVQLKQRSPALRVSSRPVLAAAAVGAAATAAGIVWYAARRRNAPA, from the coding sequence GTGGACAACCACCGGCAGCCCTCCCCCACGCCCTCGTTCCAGCCGCCCAGGCCGCTGCGGACCGCCGCGTTCTTCGACCTCGACAAGACCGTGATCGCCAAGTCCAGCGCGCTCGCATTCAGCCGCCCGCTGTACCGGGGCGGCCTGATCAACCGTCGCGCCGTACTCAAGAGCGCCTATGCGCAATTCGTGTTCCTGGCCGGCGGCGCCGACCACGACCAGATGGAGAAGATGCGTGAGTACCTCTCCTCGCTCAGCCGCGGCTGGAACGTCCAACTGGTCCGGGAGATCGTCGCGGAGACCCTGCACGACCTGATCGACCCGCTGATCTACGACGAGGCGGCCTCGCTCATCGAGGAGCACCACCTGGCCGGGCGGGACGTGGTGATCGTCAGCAGCTCGGGCTCCGAACTGGTCGAGCCCATCGGGGAGATGCTCGGCGCCGACCATGTCATCGCGACCCGGATGGCCGAGGCCGACGGCTGCTACACCGGGGAGATCGACTTCTACGCCTACGCCGGGAACAAGGCGACGGCGATCCGCGAGCTGGCCGCCGCCGAGGGCTACGACCTGGAACACAGCTACGCCTACAGCGACTCGGTCACCGACCTGCCGCTGCTGGAGGCCGTCGGCCTCCCCTTCGCGGTCAACCCGGACCGGGCGCTGCGCCGCGAGGCGGCGGCGCGGGAGTGGCCGGTGCTGGTGTTCGACCGCCCGGTCCAGCTGAAGCAGCGCAGCCCGGCGCTGCGGGTCAGCAGTCGACCGGTGCTCGCCGCGGCCGCGGTGGGCGCGGCGGCCACCGCCGCGGGGATCGTCTGGTACGCCGCACGGCGCCGGAACGCTCCGGCCTGA
- a CDS encoding AAA family ATPase, which translates to MKIAFVGKGGSGKTTLSSLFVRHLARTGAPVLAVDADINQHLGTAIGLSEQEAAAMPSMGAHLPEIKEYLRGSNPRIADAQSMIKTTPPGGGSRLLRIAEDNPVYALCAREFQVDGAPLRLMATGAFTEEDLGVACYHSKVGAVELCLNHLADGPGEYLAVDMTAGSDSFASGLFTRFDITFLVAEPTRKGVSVYRQYKDYAADFDVNLRVVGNKVQSQDDLDYLRGAVGEDLLTVFGQSDWVRRTEQGRAPRLDALEPENLAALDTLLAAVDASYRLRDWDRYTRQMVHFHLRNAESWGNARTGTDLAGQVDPDFVLGEAVAMTA; encoded by the coding sequence ATGAAGATCGCCTTCGTCGGCAAGGGAGGCAGCGGCAAGACCACCCTGTCGTCCCTCTTCGTCCGACACCTCGCCAGGACCGGCGCCCCGGTCCTGGCCGTCGACGCCGACATCAACCAGCACCTGGGCACGGCGATCGGGCTGAGCGAGCAGGAGGCGGCGGCCATGCCGTCGATGGGGGCGCACCTGCCGGAGATCAAGGAGTACCTGCGCGGCTCCAATCCGCGGATCGCCGACGCGCAGTCAATGATCAAGACCACTCCGCCCGGCGGCGGTTCGCGGCTGCTGCGGATCGCCGAGGACAACCCGGTGTACGCGCTGTGCGCCCGCGAGTTCCAGGTGGACGGGGCGCCGCTGCGGCTGATGGCCACCGGCGCGTTCACCGAGGAGGACCTCGGGGTGGCCTGCTACCACTCCAAGGTCGGCGCGGTGGAGCTCTGCCTCAACCACCTGGCGGACGGCCCCGGCGAGTACCTGGCCGTCGACATGACGGCCGGCTCCGACTCCTTCGCCTCCGGCCTGTTCACCCGCTTCGACATCACCTTCCTGGTGGCCGAGCCGACCCGCAAGGGCGTCTCGGTCTACCGGCAGTACAAGGACTACGCCGCCGACTTCGACGTGAACCTGCGGGTGGTCGGCAACAAGGTGCAGAGCCAGGACGACCTGGACTACCTGCGCGGGGCCGTCGGCGAGGACCTGCTCACGGTCTTCGGCCAGTCGGACTGGGTGCGGCGCACCGAGCAGGGCCGCGCGCCCCGGCTGGACGCCCTGGAGCCGGAGAACCTGGCCGCCCTGGACACCCTGCTGGCGGCCGTGGACGCCTCGTACCGGCTGCGGGACTGGGACCGCTACACCCGGCAGATGGTGCACTTCCATCTGCGCAACGCCGAGAGCTGGGGGAACGCCAGGACCGGGACCGACCTCGCCGGGCAGGTCGACCCCGACTTCGTGCTCGGGGAGGCCGTGGCGATGACCGCCTGA
- a CDS encoding GNAT family N-acetyltransferase encodes MQATSNGVTVRLRREGDVPAAAEGLIEVHAVDGYPVEGVDHPEAWLKPPGLLQAWVAEQAGTIVGHVAITSPGSEAAVSLLCEQYGDRKTGVAVVARLFVVPEARRLGTGEQLMRAVSDFASVHGIHLVLDVLTKDEAAIRLYARLGWQSLGSVHHLYGHGKQARAIAMHYRP; translated from the coding sequence AGGCCACCAGCAACGGCGTCACAGTTCGTCTGCGCCGCGAAGGCGATGTGCCCGCAGCGGCGGAAGGGCTGATCGAGGTCCACGCGGTGGACGGCTACCCGGTGGAAGGAGTCGACCATCCAGAAGCTTGGCTCAAGCCTCCAGGACTGCTCCAGGCATGGGTTGCCGAGCAGGCCGGCACCATTGTGGGACACGTGGCGATCACGTCCCCCGGCAGCGAAGCGGCTGTTTCACTCCTCTGCGAGCAGTACGGAGACCGCAAAACGGGCGTGGCCGTCGTCGCACGACTTTTCGTCGTTCCCGAAGCGAGAAGGCTAGGCACCGGGGAACAACTGATGCGCGCCGTGAGCGACTTCGCCTCAGTTCACGGGATCCACCTGGTACTCGATGTCCTGACCAAGGATGAAGCCGCGATCCGCTTGTACGCACGCCTAGGATGGCAAAGTCTGGGATCAGTGCATCATCTCTACGGGCACGGAAAGCAGGCCAGAGCCATCGCCATGCACTATCGGCCTTGA
- a CDS encoding TadA family conjugal transfer-associated ATPase translates to MSPAQDPGRGVARSGASGPTYAQTAGLLDAVRLRLAEAGAEPTTTRVAEALRAQGRPYGDAEVLELVRQLRSDMVGAGPLDRLLADPRVTDVLVNGPDEVWVDRGAGLEPVPGVRFPDRQAVRRLAQRLATAAGRRLDDARPWADARLPGGTRFHAVLPPVAVGCTHISLRTSRARAFTLSELVGAGTVTEQGAALLRGMVRARLSYLVSGSTGSGKTTLLAALLGLVGPAERLVVVEDSAELRPDHPHVVRLEARLPNQEGAGAVDLRDLVRQALRMRPDRLVVGEVRGVEILELLAALNTGHEGGSGTVHANSVADVPARLEALAAGAGLDRAGLHSRLGAALDAVVHLVRGPDGRRRVAEIGLFTRGPDGLVGTERAAEFEPDGRMREGPAWPRLARLCAGEDGTDRIDGGTAW, encoded by the coding sequence ATGAGCCCGGCACAGGACCCGGGCCGGGGCGTGGCTCGGAGCGGGGCTTCGGGGCCGACGTACGCGCAGACGGCGGGGCTGCTGGACGCGGTCCGGCTGAGGCTCGCCGAGGCCGGTGCGGAGCCGACCACCACCCGGGTGGCCGAGGCCCTGCGGGCCCAGGGCCGTCCCTACGGGGACGCCGAGGTGCTGGAGTTGGTCCGGCAGCTCCGCTCGGACATGGTTGGCGCGGGCCCGCTGGACCGGCTGCTCGCCGACCCCAGGGTCACCGACGTCCTGGTGAACGGTCCGGACGAGGTCTGGGTGGACCGGGGCGCGGGTCTCGAACCGGTGCCCGGCGTCCGCTTCCCGGACCGGCAGGCGGTGCGCAGGCTGGCCCAGCGGCTGGCCACCGCGGCGGGCCGACGGCTGGACGACGCCAGACCCTGGGCCGACGCCAGGCTCCCCGGCGGGACCAGGTTCCACGCCGTGCTGCCGCCGGTCGCGGTCGGCTGCACCCACATCTCGCTGCGGACCAGCAGGGCCCGGGCGTTCACCCTGTCCGAGCTGGTCGGCGCGGGCACGGTGACCGAGCAGGGTGCGGCACTGCTCCGCGGCATGGTCCGGGCCCGGCTGTCCTACCTGGTCAGCGGAAGTACCGGCAGCGGCAAGACCACGCTGCTGGCGGCGCTGCTCGGGCTGGTGGGGCCTGCCGAGCGGCTGGTTGTCGTCGAGGACTCGGCCGAGCTGCGGCCCGACCACCCGCATGTCGTCCGGCTCGAGGCCCGGCTGCCGAACCAGGAGGGGGCGGGCGCCGTCGACCTCCGCGACCTGGTCCGGCAGGCGCTGCGGATGCGGCCCGACCGGCTGGTGGTCGGCGAGGTCAGAGGCGTCGAGATCCTGGAACTGCTGGCCGCCCTGAACACCGGTCATGAGGGCGGCAGCGGGACCGTCCATGCGAACTCTGTGGCCGACGTCCCCGCCAGGCTGGAGGCGCTGGCTGCGGGAGCCGGGCTGGACCGGGCCGGGCTGCACAGCCGCCTCGGCGCGGCCCTGGACGCGGTCGTCCACCTGGTTCGGGGCCCGGACGGCCGACGCAGGGTGGCCGAGATCGGCCTGTTCACCCGGGGCCCTGACGGGCTGGTCGGCACCGAGAGGGCGGCGGAGTTCGAGCCGGACGGACGGATGCGCGAGGGCCCCGCCTGGCCGCGGCTGGCGCGGCTGTGCGCCGGGGAAGACGGGACCGATCGGATCGACGGAGGGACGGCATGGTGA
- a CDS encoding type II secretion system F family protein: protein MVSGLGSGSTGVMAVWANAAAAVLGLPVPVLRATAAGVLLCLLGWGAWRLAERDVTRRRQGWLFPRSHRTERTAGAFVHRLGMKPRAGTRPPPELLLLPLGLLAAWPTHSPLVAVVAAGAVLPAIRLRSRRRTARLEERRRRAVVGLCAALAGELRTGATPHQAVETAVSDGTVPDAQALDCTVLLAAVRYGGSLPEAFQALAELPGAEGAAGIAACWQVSSSSGAGLADGLDRVAEGLRAERSLAESIRAELAGPRSTAGLLAALPLFGLLLGIALGADPLRMLLHTPSGLACLFGGALLEWAGLAWTARIARGAEAVPA, encoded by the coding sequence ATGGTGAGCGGGTTGGGGTCGGGTTCGACGGGAGTGATGGCGGTGTGGGCGAACGCGGCTGCGGCGGTGCTGGGGCTGCCGGTACCGGTGCTGCGCGCCACCGCGGCCGGGGTGCTGCTCTGCCTGCTGGGGTGGGGCGCCTGGCGGCTGGCCGAGCGGGATGTCACCCGGCGTCGGCAGGGGTGGCTGTTCCCGCGGTCACATCGGACCGAGCGAACAGCCGGGGCGTTCGTCCACAGGCTGGGGATGAAGCCGCGCGCGGGGACCCGTCCGCCGCCGGAGCTGCTGCTGCTCCCGCTGGGTCTGCTGGCGGCCTGGCCGACGCACTCGCCGCTGGTGGCGGTGGTGGCCGCGGGCGCCGTCCTCCCGGCGATACGGCTGCGCAGCCGACGGCGGACGGCCCGCCTGGAGGAGCGGCGGCGCCGGGCGGTGGTGGGGCTGTGCGCCGCGCTGGCCGGGGAGTTGCGCACCGGTGCGACACCGCACCAGGCGGTGGAGACGGCGGTCTCGGACGGCACCGTCCCGGACGCGCAGGCGCTCGACTGCACCGTGCTGCTGGCCGCTGTGCGCTACGGCGGGAGCCTCCCGGAGGCCTTCCAGGCGCTGGCCGAACTCCCCGGGGCCGAAGGAGCGGCGGGGATCGCTGCCTGCTGGCAGGTGTCCTCGTCCAGCGGCGCAGGGCTGGCGGACGGCCTGGACCGGGTCGCCGAGGGGCTGCGTGCCGAGCGGTCACTGGCGGAGAGCATCAGGGCGGAGCTGGCCGGGCCCCGGTCCACGGCCGGGCTGCTGGCGGCCCTGCCGCTGTTCGGCCTGCTGCTCGGCATCGCCCTGGGTGCCGATCCGCTGCGGATGCTGCTGCACACCCCCAGCGGGCTGGCCTGCCTGTTCGGCGGGGCGCTGCTGGAGTGGGCCGGGCTGGCCTGGACGGCGCGCATCGCCCGGGGCGCGGAAGCCGTACCGGCGTAG
- the ssd gene encoding septum site-determining protein Ssd, with amino-acid sequence MAGTSSAEPPTGEAGPASRVEGLSPGPLLVTENERLIEQLLRICAAAGAEPQLVCGAPPPRQLWESAPLVVVGDDVADRMAGLSRRSDVLLVGDDLDDVDVWRRAVVIGARQVVFLPDAESWLLDRIADAAEGVGVQALTVAVLGGRGGAGASTLACALAVTAAREGMRAVLIDGDPLGGGLDMLLGGEAAAGLRWPDLAGSRGRVNAVELERSLPRLHALSALSWDRGDALTIPPEAMRTVLGAARRRGGVVVLDLPRRIDDSAGEALDQTDLGLLVIPAELRAMAASGRVAAAARMRLTDLRAVVRGPAPSGMDGAEIARGLRLPLAGELAAEPGLVADLERGRPPGLRARGPLGRFCSAFLTEALAGSGSAA; translated from the coding sequence ATGGCCGGGACGTCGTCCGCGGAACCGCCGACGGGGGAGGCAGGGCCCGCGAGCCGGGTCGAGGGGCTCAGCCCCGGACCGCTGCTGGTCACCGAGAACGAGCGCCTGATCGAGCAGCTGCTGCGGATCTGCGCGGCCGCGGGCGCCGAGCCGCAGCTGGTCTGCGGTGCCCCGCCGCCCCGTCAGCTGTGGGAGTCGGCGCCGCTGGTGGTGGTCGGCGACGACGTCGCGGACCGGATGGCCGGGCTCAGCCGCCGGTCCGACGTCCTGCTGGTCGGCGACGACCTGGACGATGTCGACGTCTGGCGGCGGGCCGTGGTGATCGGCGCCCGGCAGGTGGTCTTCCTGCCGGACGCGGAGTCCTGGCTGCTGGACCGGATCGCCGACGCCGCCGAGGGGGTCGGGGTGCAGGCGCTCACCGTCGCGGTGCTCGGCGGCCGGGGTGGCGCCGGCGCCTCCACTCTGGCCTGCGCCCTGGCGGTGACCGCCGCCCGGGAGGGGATGCGGGCCGTGCTCATCGACGGCGACCCGCTGGGCGGCGGCCTCGACATGCTGCTCGGTGGCGAGGCCGCGGCCGGGCTCCGCTGGCCGGATCTGGCCGGCTCCCGGGGCCGGGTGAATGCGGTGGAGCTGGAGCGCTCGCTGCCGAGGCTGCACGCCCTCTCCGCGCTCAGCTGGGACCGCGGCGACGCGCTCACCATCCCGCCCGAGGCGATGCGGACGGTCCTCGGCGCGGCCCGCAGACGCGGCGGGGTGGTGGTGCTGGATCTTCCCCGCCGGATCGACGACTCGGCCGGCGAAGCCCTGGACCAGACCGATCTCGGGCTGCTGGTGATCCCGGCCGAGCTGCGGGCGATGGCGGCGTCGGGGCGGGTCGCGGCGGCGGCGCGGATGCGGCTGACGGACCTTCGGGCGGTGGTGCGCGGGCCCGCCCCCAGCGGGATGGACGGCGCCGAGATCGCCCGGGGGCTGCGGCTGCCGCTCGCCGGGGAGCTTGCCGCCGAGCCGGGCCTGGTCGCCGACCTGGAGCGCGGACGGCCGCCGGGGCTACGGGCCAGAGGGCCGCTCGGCCGGTTCTGCTCCGCCTTCCTGACGGAGGCTCTGGCCGGCAGCGGGTCGGCCGCATGA
- a CDS encoding type II secretion system F family protein, producing MEAQWIVASLLSGVTAGLLGALRSRAVRRCRGRAGAAGVPLEGPGRSRPVSRWRPSPRQVRAGTALLLGAGLAISVTGSTGLLLGVLAGAAGYRYLPEPSSPEQRLRRRDRAALVAQVPLTADLLAGCLASWCAPAEAAEAVAEAVGEPMAGRLATVAAEIRTGADAEESWGRFGAEPALAPLARCLARAAASGAPPAAGLARLAEGSRAAAATAAQGRVRRAGVLAAAPLGLCFLPAFVLVGVVPVVTGLAGSFLLRI from the coding sequence GTGGAAGCACAGTGGATCGTTGCCTCGCTGCTCAGCGGGGTGACGGCGGGCCTGCTCGGGGCCCTGCGGAGTCGGGCCGTCCGGCGGTGCCGAGGACGGGCCGGAGCGGCAGGGGTCCCGTTGGAGGGGCCCGGCCGGTCCCGCCCGGTGTCGCGGTGGCGTCCTTCGCCGCGGCAGGTCAGGGCGGGCACGGCGCTACTGCTGGGGGCCGGCCTGGCGATCTCGGTCACCGGTTCGACCGGGCTGCTGCTCGGGGTGTTGGCCGGGGCGGCCGGATATCGCTACCTGCCGGAGCCGTCCTCGCCGGAGCAGCGGCTGCGGCGGCGTGACCGGGCCGCGCTGGTCGCGCAGGTACCGCTCACCGCCGATCTGCTGGCCGGCTGCCTGGCCTCCTGGTGCGCCCCGGCCGAGGCGGCGGAGGCGGTGGCCGAGGCGGTCGGCGAGCCGATGGCGGGCAGGCTGGCCACGGTCGCCGCGGAGATCCGCACCGGCGCGGACGCGGAGGAGAGCTGGGGCCGCTTCGGCGCCGAGCCCGCGCTGGCGCCCCTGGCCCGTTGCCTGGCCCGGGCGGCCGCCAGCGGCGCACCCCCGGCAGCCGGCCTGGCCAGGCTCGCCGAGGGGTCCCGAGCGGCAGCGGCCACCGCCGCGCAGGGACGGGTGCGCAGGGCCGGGGTGCTGGCCGCGGCCCCGCTCGGGCTGTGCTTTCTGCCGGCCTTCGTCCTGGTCGGGGTGGTGCCGGTGGTGACCGGCCTGGCCGGCAGCTTCCTGCTCCGGATCTGA